In Psychrobacter sp. P11G3, a single genomic region encodes these proteins:
- a CDS encoding reverse transcriptase family protein, which produces MTTHTANNNDYISPEPVPTPFERQWQQLWQDIELAGGRYQYVQQQLVSQGFMVERQPVDNMSPKERDRYKKALKKEAAEEKSLKKAAWQAYKAHHMVYLGRHVYWTDDTSIDKWDVKDAANRLIENKLPLLRKHNELAEAVNLSIPQLKGLCYQREVATNLSYSHFTIAKRNGTARQIWSPIPRLKFVQRWILHNILNNLTTHGAAHGFVRGKSIVTNAAVHSNSELLIKLDVKDFFPSVSWRRVKGVFRHAGYPEQISTLLALLCTESPRQVVQQDGVTYYVALGDRALPQGAPTSPALTNIVCLSLDHRLTGLAEKLGLRYSRYADDLTFSVPAIEDIKPKSKAKTTIKATTSTAKKQADAQHNRLIGQLLGSVHKILREEGFALNNDKTHVIRKGNQHNVTGMVVNGQGVPRVSRQIKKMLRAAVHNLETGGTLRTDETLNTLSGYAAWIASAEPELGHSYLDRIERLQVQQETPA; this is translated from the coding sequence ATGACCACACACACAGCCAACAATAACGATTACATCAGCCCTGAGCCAGTACCCACTCCTTTTGAGCGTCAGTGGCAGCAACTATGGCAAGATATTGAGCTGGCAGGCGGACGTTACCAATATGTTCAGCAGCAGCTGGTCAGTCAAGGCTTTATGGTCGAGCGTCAACCTGTCGATAACATGAGCCCAAAAGAACGGGATCGCTATAAAAAAGCCTTAAAAAAGGAAGCAGCTGAAGAAAAAAGTCTCAAAAAAGCTGCTTGGCAAGCATACAAAGCGCATCACATGGTTTACCTTGGTCGTCATGTATATTGGACGGACGATACCAGTATCGATAAGTGGGACGTAAAAGACGCGGCCAATCGGCTGATTGAAAACAAGCTGCCACTGCTGCGTAAACATAATGAGTTAGCAGAAGCGGTTAACCTTTCCATTCCGCAGTTAAAAGGATTGTGCTATCAAAGAGAAGTTGCCACCAATCTGTCTTATTCGCATTTTACTATTGCCAAACGCAATGGGACAGCACGTCAAATATGGTCGCCGATACCACGTTTGAAGTTTGTACAACGCTGGATTTTGCATAATATTTTGAATAACTTAACGACGCATGGTGCCGCCCATGGCTTTGTACGCGGAAAATCCATCGTGACCAACGCGGCAGTACATAGCAATAGTGAGCTCCTTATTAAGCTTGATGTCAAAGATTTCTTTCCTAGCGTGAGCTGGCGCCGTGTCAAAGGGGTCTTTCGTCATGCTGGCTATCCAGAGCAAATTTCGACATTACTGGCATTACTCTGTACGGAGTCCCCTAGGCAAGTGGTACAGCAAGATGGCGTTACCTACTATGTGGCATTAGGTGATAGAGCCTTGCCACAAGGCGCGCCTACCAGTCCGGCATTAACGAACATTGTTTGCTTAAGTCTGGACCACCGCTTGACAGGGTTGGCAGAAAAATTGGGGCTACGTTATAGTCGTTACGCCGACGACTTGACCTTTAGTGTTCCTGCTATTGAAGACATCAAACCCAAATCGAAGGCTAAAACAACGATTAAAGCCACGACCAGCACCGCAAAGAAACAAGCCGATGCGCAGCACAACAGGCTAATCGGGCAACTGCTCGGCTCAGTCCATAAGATATTACGCGAAGAAGGTTTTGCGTTAAATAATGATAAGACACATGTGATTCGTAAAGGCAATCAGCATAACGTTACTGGCATGGTGGTCAATGGACAAGGCGTACCTAGGGTATCTCGTCAAATCAAAAAAATGTTGCGGGCGGCGGTACATAACCTAGAGACAGGCGGCACATTACGCACGGATGAGACTTTGAATACGCTGTCAGGATATGCCGCTTGGATAGCCTCGGCAGAGCCAGAGTTGGGACATAGTTATCTAGATAGGATTGAGCGTTTGCAAGTGCAGCAAGAGACACCTGCATAG